The following are from one region of the Salvia splendens isolate huo1 chromosome 2, SspV2, whole genome shotgun sequence genome:
- the LOC121774982 gene encoding uncharacterized protein LOC121774982, with product MESAGETKSIAIDSIIPLEDAGLEDCSLPPDSIREAFWKAASAVRSIVSDEGGCVEDPWEESSYEGCVVEKGGGWTEAAGDRVVVVGDAEEKVDDYVIWDIGP from the coding sequence ATGGAGTCGGCGGGAGAAACTAAATCGATTGCAATCGATAGCATCATTCCGCTGGAAGACGCCGGCCTTGAGGACTGTTCCCTACCGCCGGATTCCATCAGGGAGGCATTTTGGAAGGCAGCCTCAGCCGTGAGATCGATCGTTTCGGACGAAGGCGGATGCGTGGAAGATCCATGGGAAGAGTCCTCCTACGAGGGCTGCGTGGTGGAGAAAGGCGGCGGATGGACGGAGGCGGCGGGAGATagagtggtggtggtgggggatGCGGAAGAGAAAGTGGATGACTATGTGATTTGGGATATAGGTCCATGA
- the LOC121774987 gene encoding uncharacterized protein LOC121774987 has product MRLLSVESPVEASKLKEFSSWVASVGDGIVEGPNDGEVVIDLPSDVVLYNNGNPLKTIVEKIYPSYMDLEELSNCLHDRVVLALTLDIVDEVNQFMIVLDQSQGRVYLSSDGISASDSASNGSADIHSVEFLNYLKCSD; this is encoded by the exons ATGAGATTGTTGAGTGTTGAATCCCCTGTTGAAGCTTCTAAGTTGAAGGAATTTTCTTCTTGGGTTGCTTCAGTAGGTGATGGAATTGTTGAAGGTCCGAATGATGGTGAAGTCGTTATTGATCTTCCATCTGATGTTGTATTGTATAATAATGGAAATCCTCTTAAAACCATTGTTGAGAAGATTTATCCTTCTTATATGGATCTTGAGGAGTTGAGCAATTGTTTGCATGATCGTGTTGTACTTGCTCTCACGCTTGATATTGTTGATGAGGTTAACCAGTTCATGATCGTGTTGGATCAGTCTCAGGGTCGAGTGTATTTGAGCTCTGATGGCATTTCAGCTTCTGATTCTGCTTCGAATGGGTCTGCTGACATACATTCAGTcgaatttttgaattatttgaagTGTTCAG ATTAG